One genomic region from Anopheles bellator chromosome 2, idAnoBellAS_SP24_06.2, whole genome shotgun sequence encodes:
- the LOC131209113 gene encoding synaptic vesicle glycoprotein 2B-like has product MKWKTRLPSSSFHVRKVLGPPVGISMVFTVENGKTSPQQQQSDGHSFDEALEQAGFGRVQIVLVILSGLGMMSSLNEAMGMSIILPAAQCDLDLDAGQKGIVGGAVFLGTMFSSYFWGYLADTKGRQVVLKYALFGTSFFGAMSCLASGFVSLLVLRFLTGVCVAAPASTVYAYLGEFTTPSRRSQMLSFASVWGGVGIIYVSLVGWWILSYDWVIPIGGSYEFKPWRLLFIVNTLPGFLNGIAFCFCPESPKFLLSQGRSEEALEVLRMIYRLNHRSGPAGATYSVTKLRLDPEDATARDNQGKPGSGGLWRSIKDQTIPILKLPFLFYFIICCVHNIGAFAIYGGLGLWFPDIMNQIYSQGSNATELKVCDILQNDATKPIVTEFDNLCNDEVQFETFLYTMVLGIFGAGYALITSAILGRFNQKVMMVFNCIVAGVCGIALQFISNSYTVSIFFCLEIVFAGYCVLLVNANVVEIFPTNVRAMAVALTNMVGRLSCFVASAVIGLLMLQNCPITFYMLSALLFLCAALTFLLPKK; this is encoded by the exons ATGAAGTGGAAAACCCGTCTTCCTTCGTCCAGCTTCCATGTGCGTAAGGTGCTAGGTCCTCCGGTAGGTATCAGCATGGTGTTTAcggtggaaaacgggaaaacgtcaccacagcagcagcagtccgaTGGGCACAGTTTTGACGAAGCACTCGAGCAGGCCGGATTCGGGCGGGTTCAGATCGTGCTGGTGATCCTTTCCGGGCTCGGCATGATGTCATCGCTCAACGAGGCTATGGGCATGAGCATCATCCTGCCCGCTGCCCAGTGCGATCTGGATCTGGACGCCGGACAGAAGGGCATCGTTGGAGGGGCCGTTTTTCTCG GAACCATGTTTTCATCTTACTTCTGGGGTTACCTGGCGGACACGAAGGGACGCCAGGTCGTCCTGAAGTACGCACTGTTTGGCACATCGTTTTTCGGGGCCATGTCCTGCCTGGCGAGTGGGTTCGTGTCGCTACTGGTCCTGCGGTTCCTGACGGGCGTCTGCGTGGCCGCACCCGCCTCTACGGTGTACGCCTATCTGGGCGAGTTCACCACGCCGAGCAGACGGAGTCAAATGCTGTCCTTCGCATCCGTCTGGGGTGGCGTGGGCATTATCTACGTTTCGC TCGTCGGCTGGTGGATTCTCTCGTACGATTGGGTCATTCCGATCGGTGGATCGTACGAGTTTAAGCCGTGGCGACTGCTGTTCATCGTCAACACGTTACCTGGGTTTCTGAACGGTATTGCGTTCTGCTTCTGTCCCGAAAGTCCCAAGTTCCTGCTATCACAGGGCCGCAGCGAGGAAGCGTTGGAAGTGCTCAGGATGATTTACCGACTCAAccaccggtccggcccggcaggGGCCACGTACAGCGTCACGAAGCTCCGCCTGGATCCAGAAGACGCCACCGCAAGAGACAACCAGGGCAAGCCGGGTTCGGGAGGCCTGTGGCGTTCGATTAAGGACCAGACCATTCCGATCCTGAAATTGCCCTTCCTGTTCTACTTTATCATTTGCTGCGTGCACAATATCGGAGCGTTTGCAAT ATACGGTGGGCTTGGGCTGTGGTTCCCGGACATAATGAATCAAATCTACTCTCAGGGCAGCAACGCTACGGAACTGAAAGTGTGTGACATACTGCAGAACGACGCCACCAAACCGATCGTTACCGAGTTCGATAATCTCTGTAATGATGAGGTGCAGTTCGAAACGTTCCTTTACACCATGGTGCTGGGCATCTTCGGGGCTGGCTACGCGCTAATCACCTCGGCCATTCTGGGTCGCTTCAACCAGAAGGTTATGATGGTGTTCAACTGCATTGTGGCCGGTGTCTGCGGAATTGCGCTGCAGTTCATCAGCAACTCCTACACGGTctccattttcttctgcctGGAGATAGTATTTGCCGGGTACTGTGTGCTGCTCGTTAACGCGAACGTGGTTGAAATTTTCCCCACAAACGTCAG AGCGATGGCCGTCGCACTGACGAACATGGTTGGGCGTCTGAGCTGTTTTGTGGCGAGCGCCGTCATCGGTCTGCTGATGCTGCAAAACTGCCCGATCACGTTCTACATGCTCTCCGCGTTGCTGTTTCTATGTGCGGCCTTAACGTTTTTGTTGCCGAAAAAGTGA
- the LOC131212291 gene encoding uridine diphosphate glucose pyrophosphatase NUDT14-like, translated as MNDITDIRYGPLPADSPYVKPFRFHYTQNGKQKSWDLLKVHDSVSILIFNVTRQKLVFVKQFRPAVYHSILSRDGVEPGNIDMKKYPPEIGVTMELCAGIIDKPLSIAEIAREEVLEECGYDVPVERLEEIVSYRCDVGTSGAQLTLFYTEVTDADKVSTAGGGVGDEIIDVVEYDIDDARKLTTKGTVITSPPSFLFGLLWFLTNRAPKGV; from the exons ATGAACGATATCACCGACATCCGATATGGACCGTTGCCCGCTGACTCGCCGTACGTGAAACCATTCCGCTTCCATTACACGCAAAATGGGAAGCAAAAGTCGTGGGACCTGCTGAAAGTACACGATTCCGTGTCCATTCTGATCTTCAACGTGACCCGCCAGAAGCTGGTGTTTGTAAAACAGTTCCGCCCAG CCGTTTACCATTCGATCCTCAGCCGAGACGGAGTGGAACCGGGCAATATCGACATGAAGAAGTATCCACCCGAAATCGGCGTAACGATGGAGCTGTGCGCGGGCATCATCGACAAACCGCTGTCGATTGCGGAAATAGCCCGCGAGGAGGTTCTGGAGGAGTGCGGATACGATGTCCCGGTGGAGCGTTTGGAGGAAATCGTGAGCTATCGGTGCGATGttggcacttccggtgcccaACTGACGCTGTTCTATACGGAGGTCACGGATGCGGATAAGGTATCGacggctggcggcggtgtcgGTGACGAAATTATCGACGTAGTCGAGTACGACATCGACGACGCGCGAAAGCTCACGACGAAGGGAACCGTCATCACCAGTCCGCCTTCGTTTCTGTTCGGATTGCTCTGGTTTCTCACGAACCGGGCTCCGAAAGGTGTCTAA
- the LOC131212290 gene encoding NADP-dependent malic enzyme, with translation MVQGIDHLRDPRLNKGLAFTLEERQILGIHGLQPARFKSQEEQLELCRISISRYQEDLNKYLYLVDLQDRNERLFFRLISEDVEKMMPIVYTPTVGLACQKFGLIYRRPRGLFITINDRGHVFDVLRNWPESDVRAIVVTDGERILGLGDLGACGMGIPVGKLALYTALAGIPPHQCLPIVIDVGTNNKDLLEDPLYIGLRHQRVQGKEYDDFIDEFMQAVVKRYGQNTLIQFEDFGNHNAFRFLDKYRNTYCTFNDDIQGTASVAVAGLLASKRVTNKRISENTFLFLGAGEAAVGIADLVVKAMQAEGTGLQEARDKIWMFDIDGLLAKGRPEGRLGGHKAYYAKDHKVMKNFAEVVNEVKPSVLIGASAAGGAFTPEILRAMGQYNDRPIIFALSNPTSKAECTAQAAYDNTEGRCIFASGSPFAPVKYGGKTYVTGQGNNAYIFPGVALGVIVTGTHHIPEDMFLIAAQAVADHVADSDIEMGSLYPPLSAIKECSMEIAVGVTNFAYQKGLASTYPEPQDKEEYIKSHLYNYNYESAMPVTWPWPKPQEVAKTREINPTKLQA, from the exons ATGGTGCAGGGTATCGACCATTTGCGCGATCCGCGCCTAAACAAGGGCCTGGCGTTCACGCTGGAAGAGCGTCAGATCCTTGGCATCCACGGTCTGCAGCCGGCCCGCTTCAAGTCGCAGGAGGAGCAGCTGGAACTGTGCCGCATCTCGATCTCGCGTTACCAGGAAGATCTGAACAAGTACCTCTACCTGGTGGATCTGCAGGATCGTAACGAGCGGTTGTTCTTCCGCCTGATCTCGGAGGACGTGGAGAAGATGATGCCGATCGTGTACACGCCGACGGTCGGATTGGCGTGCCAGAAGTTCGGTCTGATCTATAGGCGGCCGCGTGGCCTATTCATAACGATCAACGACCGAGGCCACGTCTTTGACGTTCTGCGTAACTGGCCCGAGTCGGACGTGCGTGCCATCGTTGTGACGGACGGCGAACGTATTCTGGGTCTCGGTGATCTGGGTGCCTGTGGTATGGGCATTCCGGTGGGTAAGCTGGCGCTCTACACGGCCCTGGCCGGCATTCCGCCCCACCAGTGCCTGCCGATTGTGATCGACGTCGGTACGAACAACAAGGACCTGCTGGAGGACCCACTGTACATTGGGCTGCGGCACCAGCGGGTGCAGGGCAAAGAGTACGACGACTTTATCGACGAGTTTATGCAGGCCGTGGTAAAGCGTTACGGCCAGAACACGCTCATCCAGTTCGAGGACTTTGGCAACCACAATGCGTTCCGCTTCCTAGACAAGTACCGCAACACGTACTGTACGTTCAACGACGACATCCAGGGAAcggcttcggtggccgtggccggtctGCTGGCCTCGAAGCGCGTCACCAACAAGCGTATCTCCGAGAACACGTTCCTCTTCCTCGGCGCAGGCGAGGCCGCCGTGGGCATTGCGGACTTGGTGGTGAAAGCGATGCAGGCCGAGGGCACTGGCCTGCAGGAGGCACGCGATAAGATTTGGATGTTCGACATCGATGGCCTGTTGGCGAAGGGTCGACCGGAGGGAcggctcggtggccacaaGGCGTACTACGCCAAAGACCACAAGGTAATGAAGAACTTTGCGGAAGTCGTGAACGAGGTGAAACCGTCGGTGCTGATCGGTGCGTCCGCCGCGGGCGGAGCGTTCACGCCCGAGATTCTGCGGGCCATGGGCCAGTACAACGATCGTCCGATCATTTTTGCGCTCTCCAACCCTACTTCGAAGGCAGAATGCACGGCGCAAGCGGCGTACGACAACACGGAGGGTCGTTGTATattcgcttccggttcaccGTTCGCGCCGGTCAAGTACGGTGGCAAGACATACGTGACGGGACAGGGCAACAATGCGTACATCTTCCCGGGTGTAGCGCTCGGTGTGATCGTCACCGGAACGCACCACATTCCGGAGGATATGTTCCTGATCGCCGCTCAGGCCGTTGCCGATCACGTGGCCGACTCCGATATCGAGATGGGATCGCTCTACCCACCGCTCAGTGCCATCAAGGAGTGTTCCATGGAGATCGCTGTTGGCGTCACTAACTTCGCGTACCAGAAGG GGCTCGCTTCCACCTATCCGGAGCCGCAGGATAAGGAGGAATACATCAAGTCGCATCTCTATAACTACAACTACGAGAGCGCCATGCCCGTCACATGGCCATGGCCGAAACCGCAGGAGGTGGCCAAAACTCGGGAAATCAATCCGACCAAACTGCAGGCCTAA
- the LOC131211547 gene encoding uncharacterized protein LOC131211547 translates to MFKPHLEMIGSYEPISKKARFFNTYLKSLKGSQDIMAKEKRTYTSSLESTSIYSDSKFACERVKSPGYHYNPVSKDTYGVTPRKINARDFSTRR, encoded by the exons ATGTTCAAGCCACATCTGGAAATGATCGGAAGCTACGAGCCCATCAGCAAGAAGGCTCGCTTCTTCAACACCTACCTCAAATCGCTCAAGG GCTCGCAGGACATCATGGCCAAGGAGAAGCGCACCTACACCTCGTCGCTCGAGTCGACGAGCATCTACAGTGACTCGAAATTCGCCTGCGAAAGAGTCAAGTCGCCCGGCTACCACTACAACCCAGTCAGCAAGGACACCTACGGAGTTACGCCGAGAAAGATCAACGCACGCGACTTCTCGACCAGA CGCTAA